The following are from one region of the Streptomyces tuirus genome:
- a CDS encoding ECF transporter S component: protein MSLQATTRPPAQRQARAVRLGPRSVAALALVSAVGVAGFGWPFLAPPTSRIGAHAQDAPWLFAGVLVLLVAVVAAAISESGLGPKAVAMLGVLAATGAALRPIGAGTAGIEPMFFLMVLSGRVLGPGFGFVLGSVTMFASALLTGGVGPWLPFQMLAMGWFAMGAGLLPGPDRLRGRAELAMLAGYGFLAAFAYGTVMNMAGWPFMSALASNAAFDPHAPVAANLARFVAYCLATSLGWDLGRAVVTVVLTLTLGPAVLRALRRATRRAAFETPVTFDAAEK, encoded by the coding sequence CCCGCCCGCCCGCGCAGCGGCAGGCCCGGGCCGTGCGGCTCGGCCCCCGCTCCGTCGCCGCCCTGGCCCTGGTCAGCGCGGTGGGCGTGGCCGGTTTCGGCTGGCCCTTCCTCGCCCCGCCCACCTCGCGGATCGGTGCGCACGCGCAGGACGCGCCCTGGCTCTTCGCGGGCGTGCTGGTGCTGCTCGTGGCGGTCGTGGCCGCGGCGATCTCGGAGTCCGGTCTCGGCCCGAAGGCGGTCGCGATGCTCGGCGTACTGGCCGCCACGGGAGCGGCACTGCGGCCGATCGGCGCCGGTACCGCCGGGATCGAGCCGATGTTCTTCCTGATGGTGCTGAGCGGCCGGGTGCTCGGCCCGGGCTTCGGGTTCGTCCTCGGCTCGGTGACGATGTTCGCGTCCGCGCTGCTCACGGGCGGGGTCGGGCCGTGGCTGCCGTTCCAGATGCTGGCGATGGGCTGGTTCGCGATGGGCGCGGGCCTGCTGCCCGGCCCGGACCGGCTGCGCGGCCGGGCCGAGCTCGCGATGCTCGCCGGCTACGGCTTCCTCGCCGCGTTCGCCTACGGGACGGTGATGAACATGGCGGGCTGGCCGTTCATGAGCGCCCTCGCCTCCAACGCGGCGTTCGACCCGCACGCGCCGGTCGCCGCGAACCTGGCCCGTTTCGTCGCGTACTGCCTGGCCACGTCGCTGGGCTGGGACCTGGGCCGGGCCGTCGTCACGGTCGTCCTGACGCTCACCCTCGGTCCGGCGGTGCTCAGGGCGCTGCGCCGGGCCACGCGCCGGGCGGCCTTCGAGACGCCGGTCACGTTCGACGCCGCCGAGAAGTGA
- a CDS encoding steroid 3-ketoacyl-CoA thiolase gives MAAEPVIVEAVRTPIGKRGGALANLHPAYLLGETYRELLGRTGIPADCVEQIVGGTVTHAGEQSMNPARTAWLTMGLPYETAATTVDAQCGSSQQASHMVANMVAAGVIDVGISCGVESMSRVPLGSGSKHGPGKPFPDEWNVDLPNQFEAAERIARHRGLTREDVDALGLASQERAAHAWAEERFKRETFAVQVPTTEEEQHAGQGMWRLVDKDEGLRDTTAEALAALKPIMPTAVHTAGNSSQISDGAAAVMWASKRMTRALKLRPRARIVAQALVGSDPHFHLDGPIDATKAVLGKAGMSLRDIDLVEINEAFASVVLSWARVFDQDLSKVNVNGGAIALGHPVGATGARLITTALHELERADKEFALVTMCAGGGLATGTIIQRL, from the coding sequence ATGGCTGCCGAACCCGTGATCGTCGAAGCCGTACGCACCCCCATCGGCAAGCGCGGCGGCGCGCTCGCCAATCTGCACCCCGCCTACCTCCTGGGCGAGACCTACCGCGAACTCCTCGGCCGCACCGGCATCCCCGCCGACTGCGTCGAGCAGATCGTCGGCGGTACGGTCACGCACGCCGGCGAGCAGTCCATGAACCCCGCGCGCACGGCCTGGCTGACCATGGGGCTCCCCTACGAGACGGCCGCGACGACCGTCGACGCGCAGTGCGGGTCCTCCCAGCAGGCCTCGCACATGGTGGCCAACATGGTCGCGGCCGGCGTGATCGACGTCGGCATCTCCTGTGGGGTGGAGTCGATGTCGCGGGTGCCGCTGGGGTCGGGCTCGAAGCACGGGCCGGGCAAGCCGTTCCCCGACGAGTGGAACGTGGACCTGCCCAACCAGTTCGAGGCGGCCGAGCGCATCGCCCGCCACCGGGGCCTGACCCGCGAGGACGTGGACGCCCTCGGGCTCGCCTCTCAGGAACGGGCCGCCCACGCCTGGGCGGAGGAGCGTTTCAAACGAGAGACGTTCGCGGTCCAGGTCCCCACGACCGAGGAGGAGCAGCACGCCGGGCAGGGCATGTGGCGCCTGGTCGACAAGGACGAGGGCCTGCGCGACACGACGGCGGAGGCGCTGGCCGCGCTGAAGCCGATCATGCCGACGGCGGTGCACACGGCGGGCAACTCGTCCCAGATCTCCGACGGGGCGGCGGCGGTCATGTGGGCGTCGAAACGGATGACCCGGGCGCTGAAGCTCCGCCCCCGGGCCCGGATCGTGGCCCAGGCCCTCGTGGGATCCGACCCCCACTTCCACCTCGACGGCCCGATCGACGCGACGAAGGCCGTGCTGGGCAAGGCCGGGATGTCGTTGAGGGACATCGACCTCGTGGAGATCAACGAGGCGTTCGCGTCGGTGGTGCTGAGCTGGGCGCGGGTCTTCGACCAGGACCTGTCGAAGGTGAACGTCAACGGCGGGGCGATCGCGCTCGGGCACCCGGTGGGAGCGACCGGGGCCCGGCTCATCACGACGGCCCTGCACGAACTGGAGCGCGCGGACAAGGAGTTCGCGCTGGTCACGATGTGTGCGGGGGGTGGCTTGGCCACCGGCACGATCATTCAGCGGTTGTAG
- a CDS encoding helix-turn-helix domain-containing protein produces MTHINALDPGASPLDYYGFELRRHREAAGLTQRQLGDILNYTGSLVGQIETARKLPTPEFSERADAALGTDGMFSRLVELVLRSRLPAWFQQVAELEGRATEISTFQTHAIHGLLQTPQYARAVLGVLDDTDLEDRTAVRLARQRILEKGQAAVLWMVISESVLYQEVGSRETMRGQLAHLLAFERIPAVNIQILPFSAGAHAGMQGSFTLFRFASDAAIVYTEGYGSGHPTANPDTVRDCSLRYDHLQAAALSLRDSAELIRRLMEERYGEQRASGGDSVA; encoded by the coding sequence GTGACCCACATCAACGCCCTTGACCCGGGAGCATCGCCGCTCGACTACTACGGCTTCGAGCTGCGCCGACACAGGGAGGCCGCCGGCCTGACGCAGCGGCAGTTGGGGGACATCCTCAACTACACGGGCTCCTTGGTGGGCCAGATCGAGACGGCGAGGAAGCTGCCGACGCCGGAGTTCAGTGAACGGGCGGATGCGGCGCTGGGGACGGACGGCATGTTCTCCCGGCTGGTTGAGCTGGTCCTGCGTAGTCGGCTTCCGGCTTGGTTCCAGCAGGTGGCGGAGCTGGAGGGGCGGGCGACGGAGATCAGCACGTTCCAGACCCATGCCATCCACGGCCTCCTGCAGACTCCCCAGTACGCACGTGCCGTGCTCGGAGTGCTGGACGACACCGACCTGGAAGACCGCACTGCCGTCCGGTTGGCTCGACAGCGCATCCTGGAGAAGGGGCAGGCCGCGGTCCTCTGGATGGTCATCAGCGAATCCGTCCTGTACCAGGAGGTGGGCAGTCGGGAGACCATGCGGGGGCAACTGGCTCATCTGTTGGCCTTCGAGCGCATCCCCGCGGTCAACATCCAGATCTTGCCGTTCTCTGCCGGCGCGCATGCAGGAATGCAAGGCTCGTTCACCCTCTTCCGGTTCGCGAGCGACGCGGCCATCGTCTACACAGAGGGCTACGGCAGCGGGCATCCGACCGCCAATCCGGACACCGTCAGAGACTGCTCGCTCCGTTACGATCATCTGCAGGCCGCCGCGCTCTCCCTCAGGGATTCGGCGGAGTTGATCCGGCGATTGATGGAGGAACGCTATGGCGAGCAACGCGCTTCCGGCGGGGACTCAGTGGCGTAA
- a CDS encoding ATP-binding protein, with protein sequence MNEYIPAQYTMRLTVGEHAPRHIRRIVRSFLGEWGMPELSDTVELGVTELLANVVRHVPDRRCALLLLRQRTGVRVEVTDGSDELPCMPDTLDAESENGRGLLLLDAMADKWGVSLWSGGGKTVWFECGGESAVPAAH encoded by the coding sequence GTGAACGAATACATTCCCGCCCAGTACACGATGCGCCTCACCGTCGGTGAACACGCCCCCCGGCACATCCGCCGTATCGTCCGCTCGTTCCTCGGCGAGTGGGGCATGCCCGAGCTGTCGGACACCGTGGAGCTGGGTGTCACGGAGCTGCTCGCCAACGTCGTACGGCACGTCCCGGACCGCCGCTGCGCGCTGCTGTTGCTACGGCAGCGCACCGGCGTACGGGTGGAGGTCACGGACGGCAGCGATGAACTGCCGTGCATGCCGGACACGTTGGACGCGGAGTCCGAGAACGGCCGGGGCCTGCTCCTGCTGGACGCGATGGCCGACAAGTGGGGCGTGTCACTGTGGTCCGGGGGCGGGAAGACCGTGTGGTTCGAATGCGGAGGCGAGTCCGCCGTCCCGGCCGCTCACTAA
- a CDS encoding DUF397 domain-containing protein, which translates to MASNALPAGTQWRKSSYSGDQGGECVECAPIGALAWRKSTYSGDQGGNCVEVAETSATVAIRDSKTPAGPILTLDPAAFTTFVNWTSTTAE; encoded by the coding sequence ATGGCGAGCAACGCGCTTCCGGCGGGGACTCAGTGGCGTAAGTCCAGCTATAGCGGCGATCAAGGCGGCGAATGCGTCGAATGCGCGCCGATCGGAGCCCTGGCCTGGCGCAAGTCCACGTACAGCGGTGACCAGGGCGGTAATTGTGTAGAGGTCGCCGAAACCTCTGCCACCGTCGCAATACGAGACTCCAAGACCCCGGCGGGACCGATCCTCACCCTCGATCCCGCCGCCTTCACCACCTTCGTCAACTGGACGTCTACAACCGCTGAATGA
- a CDS encoding bifunctional glycosyltransferase 87/phosphatase PAP2 family protein, which produces MADADHGGGRPAEGFGATAAGGARARLRAARVGLWLIAAVLAARQVAVVLATPRGERLTDLETWVGPNGVLHVNGSLYDSTRFTGTPFGGLALKPLTRSAEQALGWGWTFGTLLLVVALGVIAARALPPPVSRRTALLAAPVAVSLLMLSLPVRSTLSLGQTSIIPVLLVLLGCFATRGQRTSGLLIGLAAALQPTLLLFTPLLWCTGRRRAALATGVTFAVGTGLAWAAMPHDSHRYWVHHMAGVGLGGPADDLANQSLHGALLRFGLNGPLEIALFLTLGAAVAVLALRRAVRYFDDGQLLLAVAITGCAAIVVSPTAWQHQLLWVLLAVVGRAGIRAGDRYVWPVAVVLVMTLPAGMLLPDMDALDPLRDNLVLPAALAAAVAVPFLPRGSPFYRSPKPAAYAPAATTRFRHVPLMPFLRRALTRPNLLLELLLLRVAYAAYSQVRLAAGGGSNSAGRAEAEEHGRQVYDLERVLHLDLERWANHTVVGIGWLRDVLDQYYTSFHFVVPLAVLAVLYWRRPGDYRWARSALGFATLLALVGFWLYPLAPPRLMPTLGFIDTVHGVQDFSQPDYGTLTALTNQYAAMPSLHFGWSLWCGVVIALLATRWWLKALGALHPLLTLASIVATANHWVLDAAGGAVVVAVGFGVTYFLQGPRARAVVTADGERTPTRNPVHG; this is translated from the coding sequence GTGGCGGATGCGGATCACGGCGGCGGACGGCCGGCGGAGGGCTTCGGAGCGACGGCCGCCGGCGGGGCCCGCGCACGTCTGCGCGCCGCCCGCGTGGGCCTGTGGCTGATCGCCGCCGTCCTCGCCGCCCGGCAGGTGGCCGTCGTCCTCGCCACCCCGCGCGGTGAGCGGCTGACGGACCTGGAGACCTGGGTCGGGCCCAACGGCGTCCTGCATGTGAACGGCTCGCTGTACGACTCGACCCGCTTCACGGGCACCCCCTTCGGCGGGCTCGCCCTCAAGCCCCTCACCCGTTCGGCCGAACAGGCCCTCGGCTGGGGCTGGACCTTCGGCACGCTGCTGCTCGTCGTCGCCCTCGGCGTGATCGCGGCTCGCGCCCTGCCCCCACCGGTCAGCCGCCGCACGGCACTGCTGGCCGCGCCGGTCGCCGTCAGCCTGCTGATGCTGTCCCTGCCCGTGCGCAGCACGCTCTCGCTCGGCCAGACCAGCATCATCCCGGTCCTGCTCGTCCTGCTCGGCTGCTTCGCCACCCGCGGCCAGCGCACCAGCGGCCTGCTCATCGGCCTCGCGGCGGCCCTCCAGCCGACGCTGCTGCTGTTCACACCGCTGCTGTGGTGCACCGGCCGCAGACGCGCCGCGCTCGCCACCGGCGTCACCTTCGCCGTCGGCACCGGGCTCGCCTGGGCGGCGATGCCGCACGACTCCCACCGCTACTGGGTCCACCACATGGCGGGCGTCGGCCTCGGCGGCCCGGCCGACGACCTCGCCAACCAGTCCCTGCACGGCGCCCTGCTCCGGTTCGGCCTGAACGGCCCCCTGGAGATCGCGCTCTTCCTGACGCTCGGCGCGGCCGTCGCCGTCCTGGCCCTGCGCCGGGCCGTGCGGTACTTCGACGACGGACAGCTGCTGCTCGCGGTCGCGATCACCGGCTGCGCCGCGATCGTCGTCTCACCCACGGCCTGGCAGCACCAGCTGCTGTGGGTGCTGCTCGCGGTGGTCGGCCGGGCCGGTATCCGCGCCGGTGACCGCTATGTGTGGCCGGTCGCCGTTGTCCTGGTCATGACGCTGCCCGCCGGCATGCTGCTGCCGGACATGGACGCCCTCGACCCGCTGCGGGACAACCTCGTCCTGCCGGCCGCGCTCGCCGCCGCCGTCGCCGTGCCGTTCCTGCCCCGCGGCTCGCCCTTCTACCGGTCGCCGAAACCGGCCGCCTACGCGCCCGCAGCCACCACCCGCTTCCGGCACGTGCCGCTGATGCCGTTCCTGCGCCGGGCCCTCACCAGACCGAACCTCCTCCTGGAACTGCTCCTCCTGCGCGTCGCCTACGCCGCCTACTCCCAGGTCCGCCTCGCCGCCGGTGGCGGCAGCAACTCGGCCGGGCGCGCCGAGGCGGAGGAACACGGCAGACAGGTCTACGACCTCGAGCGCGTCCTGCACCTCGACCTCGAGCGCTGGGCCAACCACACCGTCGTCGGGATCGGCTGGCTGCGGGACGTCCTCGACCAGTACTACACGTCGTTCCACTTCGTGGTCCCGCTGGCCGTCCTCGCGGTCCTCTACTGGCGCCGCCCCGGCGACTACCGCTGGGCCCGCTCCGCGCTGGGCTTCGCCACGCTGCTCGCCCTGGTCGGCTTCTGGCTCTACCCCCTGGCCCCGCCCCGTCTGATGCCGACGCTCGGCTTCATCGACACCGTGCACGGCGTCCAGGACTTCTCCCAGCCCGACTACGGCACGCTCACGGCCCTCACCAACCAGTACGCGGCCATGCCGTCCCTGCACTTCGGCTGGTCCCTGTGGTGCGGCGTGGTGATCGCCCTCCTGGCGACGCGATGGTGGCTGAAGGCCTTGGGCGCGCTGCATCCGCTGCTCACGCTCGCGTCGATCGTCGCGACGGCGAACCACTGGGTGCTGGACGCGGCGGGGGGAGCGGTGGTGGTGGCGGTGGGGTTCGGGGTGACGTATTTCCTGCAGGGGCCGCGGGCGCGGGCGGTGGTGACTGCCGACGGCGAACGCACACCGACCCGGAACCCCGTCCACGGCTGA
- a CDS encoding peptidoglycan-binding domain-containing protein, whose translation MEVIGMRRVLTALAALAVPISLVGAPAVAASPGTSATAVVKPAQAADKLNRPAALVAQGPDDVCDFTINRPNLRLGSSGAVVQQAQCYLNQAIDAGLDVDGDFGGVTQSATRAFQQCAGIVVDGRIGAQTWSFLSFWANAPDAPFC comes from the coding sequence GTGGAGGTGATCGGGATGCGGCGTGTGCTCACCGCCCTGGCGGCCCTGGCTGTGCCAATCTCCCTTGTCGGAGCGCCGGCTGTAGCGGCATCACCTGGAACCTCTGCGACCGCCGTGGTGAAACCCGCCCAGGCCGCAGACAAGTTGAACCGCCCAGCAGCCCTTGTGGCCCAGGGACCGGACGACGTATGTGATTTCACCATCAACCGACCGAACCTCCGTCTGGGGTCGTCCGGGGCGGTGGTCCAGCAGGCCCAGTGCTACCTGAATCAGGCGATCGACGCCGGCCTGGACGTGGACGGGGACTTCGGCGGAGTCACGCAGTCCGCGACGAGGGCCTTTCAGCAGTGTGCCGGCATCGTCGTGGACGGTCGTATCGGAGCCCAGACCTGGTCGTTCCTCTCCTTCTGGGCCAACGCGCCGGACGCTCCCTTCTGTTAG
- a CDS encoding cytochrome P450 has protein sequence MPCPALPDGFDFTDPDLLHRRVPLPEFAELRRVEPVSWVAQPTGLAGFQDDGYWAVTRHADVKYVSTHPELFSSSLNTAIIRFNEHIERDAIDAQRLILLNMDPPEHTRVRQIVQRGFTPRAIRALEGRLRARARSIVASARAHTGPFDFVTQVACELPLQAIAELMGVPQEDRDKIFDWSNKMIAYDDPEYAITEEVGAESATEIIAYAMNMAADRKQCPAHDIVTQLVAAEDEGNLSSDEFGFFVLMLAVAGNETTRNAITHGMHAFLTHPEQWELYKSDRPDTAAEEIVRWATPVAAFQRTATQDTELGGKRIREGDRLGLFYASANHDPEVFDDPDTFDVTRDPNPHLGFGGGGPHYCLGKSLAVLEINLIFNAIADAMPGLRLVGDPRRLRSAWINGVKELPVSTG, from the coding sequence ATGCCCTGTCCCGCGCTGCCCGACGGGTTCGACTTCACCGACCCCGACCTGCTGCACCGCCGCGTGCCCCTGCCGGAGTTCGCGGAGCTGCGCCGGGTCGAACCGGTCAGCTGGGTGGCACAGCCGACCGGTCTCGCCGGCTTCCAGGACGACGGCTACTGGGCGGTCACCCGGCACGCCGACGTCAAGTACGTCTCCACGCACCCGGAGCTGTTCTCGTCGTCCCTCAACACGGCGATCATCCGCTTCAACGAGCACATCGAACGCGACGCCATCGACGCACAGCGGCTGATCCTGCTGAACATGGACCCGCCGGAGCACACCCGGGTCCGGCAGATCGTGCAGCGTGGATTCACGCCCCGGGCGATCCGGGCGCTGGAGGGCAGGCTGCGGGCCCGGGCCCGCTCCATCGTCGCCTCCGCCCGCGCGCACACCGGACCGTTCGACTTCGTCACCCAGGTCGCCTGCGAACTGCCCCTCCAGGCGATCGCCGAACTGATGGGTGTCCCGCAGGAGGACCGCGACAAGATCTTCGACTGGTCCAACAAGATGATCGCGTACGACGATCCCGAGTACGCCATCACCGAGGAGGTCGGCGCCGAGTCGGCCACGGAGATCATCGCCTACGCGATGAACATGGCCGCCGACCGCAAGCAGTGCCCGGCCCACGACATCGTCACGCAGCTCGTCGCGGCGGAGGACGAGGGCAACCTCAGCTCCGACGAGTTCGGCTTCTTCGTGCTGATGCTGGCCGTCGCGGGCAACGAGACCACCCGCAACGCCATCACCCACGGCATGCACGCCTTCCTCACCCACCCGGAACAGTGGGAGCTGTACAAGAGCGACCGGCCGGACACGGCGGCGGAGGAGATCGTGCGCTGGGCGACCCCGGTCGCCGCCTTCCAGCGCACGGCCACCCAGGACACCGAACTCGGCGGCAAGCGCATCCGCGAGGGCGACCGGCTGGGGCTGTTCTACGCCTCCGCCAACCACGACCCGGAGGTCTTCGACGACCCGGACACCTTCGACGTCACCCGCGACCCCAATCCGCACCTCGGGTTCGGCGGCGGCGGTCCGCACTACTGCCTGGGCAAGTCCCTCGCCGTCCTGGAGATCAACCTCATCTTCAACGCGATCGCCGACGCCATGCCCGGGCTGAGGCTCGTCGGGGATCCGCGCCGGCTGCGGTCCGCCTGGATCAACGGGGTGAAGGAGCTTCCCGTGAGCACGGGCTGA